In the Drosophila virilis strain 15010-1051.87 chromosome 4, Dvir_AGI_RSII-ME, whole genome shotgun sequence genome, TCTCTTTGGGCTCCTAAAAGTGTAAATTAACAGatatattagatatatatatatatatatatatatatatatatgtatataagggGCATTCGCTTACCTTGTTGCTGGCGCCACGTTTGCTGCGCTTGTGATGTTTCCGATCGTTGAACATGCGACggaaattcatttgcattttataattgACCTAAAATTAAACACACAAAGACATATGTTTTCAATACAATATTGTTTAATTTCCATAGTATTGAGGTGCTCTCAGAGATTTGTCAATGTGTTCGACTCACCTGTGTGGACAAATCTCTGTCATCTACTGCGTGTCGGCTATAACTAAGACGACGGTGCTGTAAGGAATATTACGAAAGCACATTAAATGCCATATTATAAATggtgtttgttttctttttttttttttaaatttatttgacaaGTTATACGATTAATTGTAAATTTGCTGCTAACtagcataaacaacaattgattAGGTGAATAAAGACGTCTCACAACATTTGTACAGCTTACATATACATTAAGATAATATGCTCTGAATATGattgaatatatttcaatttatagaTTGTTATTAAAGGGCGTGCTTGTGGGCACAGCAAATGGAGGTGCACTTCGGCCTGGCCGCAGCGAGAATACTCTTTCcaaaatataaagaatatatagcatatatatagaatatatccaatattcattttttgttggtttttaagTAATAACACACAaagttatttaacaattagATAAACTGAACAGTTTTGCTAaatttgaaccggcgacttCTCGCTAGTTGACTCGAGGCGCAAAAAAAACGGATGCATTTCGATTTTTTCTCCCACAACAAACTTGTATTTTGAAAAGAGTATATTTTTGGATAAGGGATTTAAATTGCAACACAACATTTaggtatatacaaatatatatataaatataagtatattcttgTTGGTAAAAAGTGTGTGCTTTACAGGATCTAGCAAAAGAAGAAGATTAGTAAAGTAAATTGTTagaaacaaaattcaaataaatgtaaCAAGCAAACccgaaaaaaaattgatatatgtgcgcatttcaaaatgttttttgctGTGCTGCAAACGAGTTTAATTGGATGTTAAGTGTTGAACCTGATATAATTGTGATGTTTCGCAATTTTAGATCAAATCGCCAACTACTCTAATACATTTATAATGGAAGATGAACCTACGGTTCCACAATATGTTCAATATTATGGAAATTATAAGagcttacaattttttttagaaatattttgaatatttgtaaGTCAAGTCTTgagttttaatatatatttgtctaGCCTGCAAAAACTACTTTGAAATACTTTTAAGAAATAAAGAATAGTACCCaaacaattataatttgcTATTAAAGCATTGTTAAAGTATTAATAGTTATAGATTAAACAACGCTATTCTGGAaaattcacatatatatattgtatatctCCCTAATAGAAACATGTTCTGTGCTTGTTTGATGTACAATGAATGGAAATGTttttgaaaaactaataaaaatgaatttgagttCTGAGTTTAAGTTCttatcaaattgaatttaagtaTACATAGATTTATTTGAGAGTTGTTAGCCATTTAGAAAAAAGTTGATTATCAATacgatttgtttgttttatagaCACCAATTATACATTAAGATATTGACTAGAAACTGTAACTGTTAATTAATTAGTATAATTAATGTTATTAATTATATGCATTACAAAAATGTCTTGCAGTCATTAGTACAGACACACAAAAACGTGTAACATATACAGAAACAAATGTTtatcattttaattgattattaattaattttatttttttttgtaataaaagaaagaataaaatgaaaattaaagaaattctTAAATCAGTTGAACCAATTTATTCGTACCATTTGTATGGAAGCCTTTCGTTAcgaaatatttgaatattttgtacAGTTtcgtaaaatattttcaaagcaCACAAAAATTTGAAGTAGTTTTCGagatattttgtattattatatttttgacgTTGACGAGAAGTTAAAGTTGAAGTTGAGTTCGTAACAACGGGAAGAAATCAAAGAAACGattaattacaaatatatctaattatatagatatagtcagcatatatatgtatatatagagagagtgagtaagagatatatatataaagagagagaaggagagagagagagagagagaagcgtGTCTCAAAACGAAATGCCCAAAAAGGAAACTAAGGTGGAAagcataaaatacaaatacgacTACGAGGCGTCAAGTATTTTCGGTGATATGGATTGGAATtgtgatatatatatcatataggtacTCAAAAACTTgggccgtgtgtgtgtgtgtaagaatATGCTATAAGATATATAGTAGTTGTAGTAGTTAAAACTGTCACTGCTATATTATagaaaaccaaaccaaaatcGATTATTATGCTGAAGGTGCTCAACTCGATTGCGAGCTGCATACGTACCCTTCTATATGGCTTTAGTTCTTCGGCCAGCAGATGGTGTATCTTGGCATCTGTCAAATCCTTTTTGGATGGATTATAGTCCAGTTCGGCCATGTCCAAGTTGTGGGAGCACGAGTTGTCCAGATTTGTCAGGCTGGGACTATTTGAATGGAGCAGACACatggaaattaattaaacgaaaatatattcctatatatatatagagatactACCAAGTTTTAAACAAAGATACAGATAAACGAATTTTAGATATGCAAAagttctttaaatatatatatatatatatataaagtgtaGAAGAGAGAAGTATTTTTGGAGTGTAGAAATTGGGGGCCAATCCGgtaattatgttaatttttgtgcTAAATTtttcatgccaaaaaaaaattactacAACATTTCGTTTTAAATTTCTTGCATACATGCATTGTACGGctattgttatcgattattaattatcgattatcgattatcCAAAATTCGTTTACCAGGTGGTGTATATGGTTGGCGGTGCCCACCTGCCGCCAATATAATTATTGGTATAATTCCTAAACAATGCACTCATCGACTCGGTGCCCGTCATCTGGCCAATTGTCGACGGATTACGACGCATCACCTCCATGGCATCCCGCATGGTCAGCTTGGAGTAGGTCTCAATAATTTTGGGTTCGGCGCCCTGTAAAGCATAGAGAGAAGCATTGGGAGGGGAAGAAGTTAAGTATACTCAGCTTAAAAGTAAGATGGAATTCTGATACCTACCTTTAGATCTCTGATCAGCAGGGGGCGTATGAAGCGATTGTCGAAACGCTTGAACTTATCACGCACATTGTAGTTGCCCGTCTTGCCCACAATATCCTCAATGCCAGCCATCAAGTGATCCATAAACTAAAAGGATTCAAATGAGAAAATCATTGTATAAATAAGCAGGACTGATAACTGCCTGTTAAAGTTCATGTTAATTCATTTTCAGTAAGAGGTGCATTAGAATGTGAATTTATATCAGCTAAGATCTACAGAATCTATTAGCTTTTATCTtccttgtaaatatttaacatacaGATTAAGTTACAAAATTCCTTAAAGTGATTCTGAATATTGTCAGCTAAGATCTATTAAATTTATTCTGAGCTTTAAGAATGAGTTTTTAACTTACACGCTCGTGAATTCGCTCGTTCATGCTGGGCTTCCGCTTGTTGGCTCGCTTCACGTTAAGAATCTTGACAAGTGGCTTTATGGTGATGCCTTGCACAAACACCGTAAAGTAGATCACAGCTATGGTTGTGGTCACATACATATTCTTATGCTTGACCACATTCTCATCGACGAGCAGGACGAGGGCAAAGGCAACGGCGCCCCGCAAGCCACCGTACGACATGACAAACTGATCCACTCGCGACAATTTGTGCAGTCGAAAGCGATTGGCAATGGCCGACAGCAGAATGACACCTGTACAGGTTGCAGTAAAGAACAGTCAAACATTCAAATGTGGAGCTAGATCGAATATACCCACCGATAACACGAAATATGGAGCAGAAGGCAATGGTTAGGATCACAAACCACGTATTCCATACGTGCATATTGTTGACGGTGGCCACGCCTAGGAACATAAATATAATCGTCTCCGCCGAACTGGATAACATTTTCAACGCATATTTAACAGTTGTATGCGACTTTTGCGATATATTCGACTCCACATAGTTCTTCATCGTAATGCCGCAGAAAGTAATGCTGGAGATAGGCAAGAAATAGAAGGACAAATATTTGGTTATGATAATGTTGCTATTTGTTGCCACAGATCATACTCACGCCAGAATGCCGCTCATGTGAAAGATTTCAGCATTTAGATATGCCAGATAGGccataacaaaaataaatatgggCTCTATGACACGCACATGATCCGTAAAACGTGTTAGCAGACCCGTCAGGAAGCCCCAAATAATGcctgtaatatatataaaatatttataatcaaaaatatgaaactgAAAGTGTTCAACAAAGAGTCCCTGGTTCAATGCCCCGCAAAAATCTTATTAAATCAAACGTTGTTTtcgttacatttttttttgtttaatataaatttatattaattaagagAATCTGAACAGACGTTGTAATTAAATAATCACAACACATTTCTGAATGCgtcaaataaatcaatttgacataTAGGAAACTGACTCATCTGACCGCAAAAGCATTTATTATGGACTATATCTtcttatttgatttatgtatattatgcATTGTTGCtttatatagattatatatgGCACTTACCTATGGCAGTTCCGCCCAGGGCCACAACGAAAAACGAGCCCACGCCGCTGGCAATGTCCTGCGCCATAATGTTGGGCAATCCGATCTCATTATAGACCTCCATCATGTGATACATGACAACCTGCAAGCATGCAACAGGCAATTAGTAATTGCACCTCGATTAACACTCAATCAAGCCACAAGCCGCATGATTTGATGGGCTTGTGAAACTTCCTGCGAATTAcccaatgaaaaaaaaaaacaaagtagtTGTACTTACCGTGACGGCATCGTTGAGCAGGGACTCGCCAAAGACGACAATGTAGAGGATCTCGTTGACGTGTATTTCCTCGAATACGGCAAGCACAGCCACCGGGTCGACGGCGGATATTAGCGAGGCAAACAGAAAGACGTCCAACAACTTGGGCGTCTCATCGCCAAAGACGCCGCACAGCCCACACGCGTAAAGGGAGCCACCTGCAATGCAAGGAGTCGATAAATCTCAACATTCTgcttttcaattaattgcGCTGTCAATTGCAGCGGGCTTGTTCACAGTTAATTGCACTAACTTGCTTAAAGgcgttttaattgcatttgctcAAATGAAGTGTCTTAATTGATTTTCAAGTTTTAAATATCTTCTATGGCGAAATTACTTAAATTCATTAATATTTCAGAGCAAGGAAGGCTTTGGTAGAGGACAAAAtaagataaattaaattaaatcttaaatattgtcaagtttaaaaaaatattaatgaacAAATTATTTGTAGCATAACTAGTTCTTGGAATAAAATGGTGCGCTGCAGTTTTGGGTGAGGCTTTTCTTTATAAAACTTATCCCATTTATGTACAATTTAAGTTCCAGGCTAGTAGTAGTATAATTAGTAGTATTGATAGTTTAAGTAGtaatagtagtagtagtattTCCAGTAGAAGTAGTAGtggtagtagtagtagtagtagtagcaGTAGTAGTAGtggtagtagtagtagtagtagtagtagtagaagtagtagtagtagtagcaGTAGAAGTAGTAATGGTAGTAGTAGTGGAAGAAGTAGTAGTAGTAGAAGTAGGAGTAAAAGTGGTAGTAGTACtggtagtagtagtagtagaaGTAGGAAAAGAAGTGGTAGAAATATAAGTATTACTAAATGTGCTAAATACAGTACTATGAGTCTAACTGGTTATACAATTAGTAGTAGTAGTGGGaatagtagtagtagtaaCAGCATTAAAAGTAGTAGACGTgatagtagtagtagtagaaGAATGCTAACTGTACTGTGAACTATACACCTTAACAGACACAACATTCCAAGCCGGCGTTTCAATTCGATTGTAGCCTAACCTAAATTAAAGCAAGTCTTGAAATAAAAATCCAGTTCGCCTCTGAGGTTTACTTTCCCATTATTCAAggccacataaataaatgtaactcatttgtaattataataatattgctTTGAACTAGAACTGAGACTATTTTTATGccttcatacatatatatgccaatCTGAAAagttacataaataaacatataaatcGCATTCGTTATTATATCTGaaattaatgaaataatttttaagcCCAGGTCTGAATTAATAATTTGCCAAACACAAATTTAagcagttgtgtgtgtgctttgaaATTGACTTTCCCAACTTTTGACAAACATTAGCTGTAATAAAAAATCTCTTAGATCTGTagatatttgtttgtttttcataaaaatcacgttagattgtttttatttctaacAGATGTGCGCCAACCAAGCGTAATGCCTCGTGCCTTCATCATTAGAGGAAGCCCCAACCCCACCAATTCCATTCCAATAGATGTATATCCCCATATATCCACATCAATCGCATGTTGTGttacattttgtataaatcaCGTCTAAGCGGTCATCTACAACTGTCTTCCCTCGCCGCTTGGCCCCTGCTGCTCTCCAGGCGCTTGTTACCCTGCCCTTGGACAACATTGTTCGTTGTTCGCGTGCCACAAATTTTGATGTGTTTAACAAGCGCGTCGCCATTGTAATCAGTCCTAAGTAATGCTacagatatatgtatttccagtaaatttgtttactttgtcAGCGTGCGAAAAACACAATTGAAATGTCGTCAGTTTGGGGGGGAGCGAAATGCATTAACATAATATATGACTCGAGCTTAGTAACtattttcaaacatttattGTGAACACGAGAATGTGATGTCTGTTATATATGTAAGGACGAGTCATGTTCAAGGGTAGTAAGGTCTTGAAAAggatttaataataaataaaatgtatatattttaaattgatgCTCTAATGGCTGAAGTAAACGGGACTGTTCATATTGAAAAAAGGCCTTAGCCTTAATAGTAATAGTTTTATAGGGGGTTTTCACTgctcatttgatattattattattatagagAAGGCATTAAAATGAGTTTAGAAGAGTGGgctgtttttattataaagaTGAAATAATTCGTATTCTTCTCAAGATTAAATTCAATCCTAATTTTGTTTAGAACTTTGAATAAGAAATCAGAGCTCTGTTGGGATGCCCAATAAGATATTCGGTATATTCCAAATATAGAATCCGTTTATAATTCCTAAAAGGTTCAAGCTAGAACTGAAAtaatgttgttgatgctgataaaaatTCAGTACTACTCTTAAGCTTAGGCGCATAAAACTAGCAGACTGTGAAAAGTTAAAGAATCCCCCGATAAAGCTGTTTACTTCATTTTAAGGTCTATTGACATTGGGGAAACTGCGCTGTCATTGGGCCACTTGATGGATGAGTGCGAACCACACGAGCATCAAGTTTTGCCCCACTTTGGCTTCTACTCTTCGTTTGGGCCATGTTCCGCTCGTTGGCGACGTGTGCGATGACGCACCattaaaataatcaatttaatgGAATACTCACCAATTGTGGCCACATTGAAGATGGTGCCAACCACGGCCATCAGCAGGATGGTGCCCAGATTATCGAAGAACATGCGATTCGGCATAAAGTAGCCCGCGTCCAATATTATCGGCGGCAGCATGTAAAAGAAGAACGTGTTCGGTGTCAGCGGCGAGACGGCAACATCTGTGCAGAAATAGAGAACAACGCCtatggccacgcccacaacgaTAAGTAGACAGGATTCCGGAAATATCAGATGCAATTTGGGCGTCATGTGAAAACCTgtgaaatgcaaaaaatttaaattaagcaaaacaaaacatacaaaaaccaACACACAATAGccacaaatttgcatatgtatctatgtgGGCGTCATGGGGCGTGGCGGACAAATACATTTACTAAAATTGCACAAAaggtttgttttttcttttcatatttGCCGAGTGCCTATAAAAACCGACACGAGAAAAACAATTTCCATTCCAACAATGGCACATTTACATGAAAATGTGAATATGCTCTCCGCACCGCCAGACACCCTTCCCCAATGGAGCTGCTCAACGATTATGGCTGATTCTTGTATTTGGGTCAATTCCTTTAATGGGGCCAAATATGGgtatacacaaataaaacACTCTATGCTGAGACACGACACTTTAGAAATATATACGATAATGTGTgctaaattgtttttgaaactacatttttattgactcGCGACGAAAGTTCTTAATATATATCTCCTATAAAGTGGATTTTTGGGAGAAGCTTTacgtttgcatatatatgtatgccttATTGTACCTGCAAGCgtgcatgttttttttttggtatatatgcaaacatgcTTGCATGCGTACATGTATGAATACATGCCCAGACACCTACAGGCACACACAcctatatgcatgcatgtgtacatacaaacacatatatacatgcatgcagacatatgtatatgtttgtgtgcatgccagcatattcatataaatgcttgtatatatatgtatgcatgttggTTTCTATTATgtagacatacatacatacatacaaacacatgtACAGcattgcatacaaaaaaaaccgacaaaaatataaaaaaaaaacactactCTACCAGCTAAGCATGAAAAACTGCAGAGCCTAattgaattcttgagaatcgaggagaaGAGCACTCGgtagaaattaattttatttcaatttgcagaACAGCGACAAATACGTTTGGTCTGCGTTtggtattaaaaaacaaacatgcatgcatacatatatacagtaacacacacacgccaacatacacccacacacacacacaaacacactcatatataatacttatatgCGTACAAAATActtgtattattatatattttgtttcataTGAGCTCACGattataaaatttgtatagaatcctaactttatttattgctatgtagtttatttatgtattccatatatatatttccatatataaatatatattaaaagaatATAATCATAATTATTATAGTTAATCTTTGAAAATCTAAAACTAAATAGAGGAAATTAAATACGAATCAGAATTGAATTCAAAATCGATGAGCAAAATGTTcataattatgaaaattggttgacaaTGGAAGTTAACAGAGAGCACATAATCTACAAAGCTATCAATGCTAGCAAAATGTTTGCACAGCTGAAAAAAGTGGCCCCGATAATTATGTAAGTAAGTAAGTAAGCTCACTTGGGGCAGttgacagacagagagagagagagagagagagagagagagagagagagagagagagagagagagagagagtagggGGTTCCTTTGCAATGAACCAATAAGTGAAGCAGTTGGCCTTCAGCAAATGGATTTTTGTGCAAGCCAAGCCACGAGCCGGCTAAAAGAGCGGGCCAACAAGATAGCAAAGTCAAGagttgagaaaaaaaaagagcaggTGCCAGTCAAAATCGAGATTGCAGCCAAATCGTTTATGCAATCTGGCAAATTGTTGCGCCCGGGGGTTTGGGCCTTGCTTTCTCGGGGGTGGTGGCTGCTGCTTTTTAGGGGCCAGTGTCAAGGCTTTTGGGCGCTTGTTGCGCCACTTGGCTGACTCTTATGCAATACCCTTCAGCTGCACACCTAAGCACACACccaggcacacacagacaggaCGCACAATCAGCAAAAGTCAAcgttatataaacatattgatTTTGCCCGCCTGGCAACCGGCGAACCGACGGAAGCCCAGGCAAATaagtaacaaataaataaataaaatatgtaaaaaacgAATGCATATGCTTTACATAtattgacatatatatatacgcaccGATTTTGGCTATGCTCGCCGAAAGTATCCAAATGCCAATTATGAACGGCGTCTTGACCCGCGCAAAGTCCACCTGGGAGAGCGGATAACGTTCCGTGTGATGATGTGCCTCGTCCGTCTCATCGTCGAGCGACACATCGAACAAATCCTTCTCAATCTTCGCATCACCCGTCAGCGGTTCGGCTTTGGGCAGAGCCGGAGAAGCAGCTGTTGATGCTGGTGCCGCTGTCGTCTGAGGCAGCTGAAGTAAGATTTTGGAAAagatttgtattgttttgtatTGTATCTAAGCAACCCCTTCCGCTAACATGGCAAATATTTCCagctacatttattttttaaataatccCCCAACTATCCGCAACTATTTAGGATAGATAACCTTTTAACTTCAATTCTCTGTGCTATTTCACTATCTTAACTGCCTCATAGAGAAAGCCTGCTCCAATTACAGTCATAGtaaatattacatatatcTTTTCTGCCAACTGTCTAAACACTTTGTCTGATGGATGTGCGATTCAGTCAACAGTTGGCGTCAGCTGAAACTTTTGGTAATAACTCATGACAAGCGACATTTCTAACTTTTGTTGAGCTTCTGGCCTGGTCAATTACCATAATTAGAGGCAATTTTGCTTGCTGTGTTCGAATCGAAATGGCTAAAACTTAACGACAGTTGAATGCCAGTCCGAGCCCTGACATTTCCTGGGGGCACAAAACCAGTGTTGTCAAGTTTTGAGTTGCAAAAAATACTCTAATCAAAAAAATGCTTCAAACAGCTAATCCAAGAAAGCCTTTTTGTACCTCTTAACGGAATAAATAATCACGTATTTTATAACACTGcttattttgaaataattcGCACACAATAGTGTTGGAAAACGCTGCCATTTTTAGCTTAGGAACAACAACCTCAAGTTATGCAaggatttatttttgtattatataagAAAAGGAAATTgtaataaaatgataaaatatAGTGTTGAAAAACGCTGCAGTTATTTACAGCTTAGGAATGGAAGGCTCATGAAGCAAATACCAAGAAATTTGTACAATAGTGTTGAAAAACGTGATAATCTCCAACAGTTTAAGAATGGAAGACTCAATAGCTAGCTACTCATAGATAGCtgagaaataataatatttttgtttagccAGAAACtattttgcatgcattttaCTCAATTTAAGAAAAGTAAATTATGAAGAAGTGAatcgcaaacaattttaattccGGTGTTGAAAAACGCTGCATACTTTGCGAGCTTAGTAAAGGAAAACTAAATACTTGGTTAGGTATTTTTAATCCACTAAGAACAAGAATGCAATTAGTTGAAAAGCACTTTGTAGGGATAAAGGAAAATAGGCAATAGCTCGCATTCGgctcttaaataataaaaattaaaaaatgcgTGGAAACTTGCGTCGAGCTGCCTCTATAAATGtgtagtatatatgtatgtttatatatttgtatgtaatatatgtatgtttccCACACTATCTATGGGAATCGCATTCCAGACTATCTTCGGttcttatagtccgatctgtatgaaattttcagggcTTCAACTTGGCAATCTACAATTGTACAAATACTTATACTCAACAATATACATAAATCGCTTTGGCGTTATCCAAAACAACttgcaaatattgttttattaaacaaaaatgtagagagagagaagggcGGAAATGAGAGCTCGTCTGCCATTGATGAGCTGATCGTAATTACATTTTCAGCTCCTACTTATCTAATTTTTCAGCTATTCTTAAAAAACCCACAGAAGAATATCGTAATTAAATTTCCATACTTACGTTTAGCTGCGTGACGGCATCCGCTGGCTTGGCGCTGGAGgcggaactggagctggagctggagctgctgctggaggcgCTAACATTGGGACGTGCCTCGATGctggtcagcaaaatgcaaatgccgcacagcagcagcaacagttgccgctgccagcTGC is a window encoding:
- the Nhe2 gene encoding sodium/hydrogen exchanger 3 isoform X18, which codes for MSMVSRTEKDYDSATPALQQQMNLARRACWSSCPTRPSSSSSPSSLNAIEIQLPVATACQPAKPMTPNQSVLRLPPAPPRTTTTTTQSPPSKRPRFSPGGSWQRQLLLLLCGICILLTSIEARPNVSASSSSSSSSSSSASSAKPADAVTQLNLPQTTAAPASTAASPALPKAEPLTGDAKIEKDLFDVSLDDETDEAHHHTERYPLSQVDFARVKTPFIIGIWILSASIAKIGFHMTPKLHLIFPESCLLIVVGVAIGVVLYFCTDVAVSPLTPNTFFFYMLPPIILDAGYFMPNRMFFDNLGTILLMAVVGTIFNVATIGGSLYACGLCGVFGDETPKLLDVFLFASLISAVDPVAVLAVFEEIHVNEILYIVVFGESLLNDAVTVVMYHMMEVYNEIGLPNIMAQDIASGVGSFFVVALGGTAIGIIWGFLTGLLTRFTDHVRVIEPIFIFVMAYLAYLNAEIFHMSGILAITFCGITMKNYVESNISQKSHTTVKYALKMLSSSAETIIFMFLGVATVNNMHVWNTWFVILTIAFCSIFRVIGVILLSAIANRFRLHKLSRVDQFVMSYGGLRGAVAFALVLLVDENVVKHKNMYVTTTIAVIYFTVFVQGITIKPLVKILNVKRANKRKPSMNERIHERFMDHLMAGIEDIVGKTGNYNVRDKFKRFDNRFIRPLLIRDLKGAEPKIIETYSKLTMRDAMEVMRRNPSTIGQMTGTESMSALFRNYTNNYIGGSPSLTNLDNSCSHNLDMAELDYNPSKKDLTDAKIHHLLAEELKPYRRHRRLSYSRHAVDDRDLSTQVNYKMQMNFRRMFNDRKHHKRSKRGASNKEPKENVKQNHVSFHDFQQNGTTKQLSNAEECPQNPNEINVIGPSDDWDDGLTFTAKSSPDSDRANNNSLIAHIQNLPGFDASKARIVQHYAPKLDDDQQDLDSPDPSVGPTAAELILPWRRDRSYQSIVAEHPIPEEDRNLSRDSDGERRVATPTATESQLPWKRGGDESTDAVQQNEFPAWASNKEYLAYNSPSATFLGGINKPKQPKSVIGLFRRESSSSKAGSLGSGAVDAASASQDLMVVPTINAINPLIQLPSTSMHNPRLDNRSQSISSGTLGAHLVGPDGHTGPFPVTASHRRNVRRGSMLELSGDTIPEESSYQHGHSKSLCEPVDADDWDAVPLAGTAAASASASAKVMHAGREPLLPRLAATTNTPRAQIRHMNAGAVGGSAVGVGGGRNQVTSALLDYEDTDTDTEEEDEDDDEGEDFDLYDDENIVVTTFTTPATPRPHELGRRHGAAAGAAAGAAPAPPPTTTTTTTIRLTRNNDESII
- the Nhe2 gene encoding sodium/hydrogen exchanger 3 isoform X20, whose amino-acid sequence is MSMVSRTEKDYDSATPALQQQMNLARRACWSSCPTRPSSSSSPSSLNAIEIQLPVATACQPAKPMTPNQSVLRLPPAPPRTTTTTTQSPPSKRPRFSPGGSWQRQLLLLLCGICILLTSIEARPNVSASSSSSSSSSSSASSAKPADAVTQLNLPQTTAAPASTAASPALPKAEPLTGDAKIEKDLFDVSLDDETDEAHHHTERYPLSQVDFARVKTPFIIGIWILSASIAKIGFHMTPKLHLIFPESCLLIVVGVAIGVVLYFCTDVAVSPLTPNTFFFYMLPPIILDAGYFMPNRMFFDNLGTILLMAVVGTIFNVATIGGSLYACGLCGVFGDETPKLLDVFLFASLISAVDPVAVLAVFEEIHVNEILYIVVFGESLLNDAVTVVMYHMMEVYNEIGLPNIMAQDIASGVGSFFVVALGGTAIGIIWGFLTGLLTRFTDHVRVIEPIFIFVMAYLAYLNAEIFHMSGILAITFCGITMKNYVESNISQKSHTTVKYALKMLSSSAETIIFMFLGVATVNNMHVWNTWFVILTIAFCSIFRVIGVILLSAIANRFRLHKLSRVDQFVMSYGGLRGAVAFALVLLVDENVVKHKNMYVTTTIAVIYFTVFVQGITIKPLVKILNVKRANKRKPSMNERIHERFMDHLMAGIEDIVGKTGNYNVRDKFKRFDNRFIRPLLIRDLKGAEPKIIETYSKLTMRDAMEVMRRNPSTIGQMTGTESMSALFRNYTNNYIGGSPSLTNLDNSCSHNLDMAELDYNPSKKDLTDAKIHHLLAEELKPYRRHRRLSYSRHAVDDRDLSTQVNYKMQMNFRRMFNDRKHHKRSKRGASNKEPKENVKQNHVSFHDFQQNGTTKQLSNAEECPQNPNEINVIGPSDDWDDGLTFTAKSSLAEHPIPEEDRNLSRDSDGERRVATPTATESQLPWKRGGDESTDAVQQNEFPAWASNKEYLAYNSPSATFLGGINKPKQPKSVIGLFRRESSSSKAGSLGSGAVDAASASQDLMVVPTINAINPLIQLPSTSMHNPRLDNRSQSISSGTLGAHLVGPDGHTGPFPVTASHRRNVRRGSMLELSGDTIPEESSYQHGHSKSLCEPVDADDWDAVPLAGTAAASASASAKVMHAGREPLLPRLAATTNTPRAQIRHMNAGAVGGSAVGVGGGRNQVTSALLDYEDTDTDTEEEDEDDDEGEDFDLYDDENIVVTTFTTPATPRPHELGRRHGAAAGAAAGAAPAPPPTTTTTTTIRLTRNNDESII